One genomic region from Salvia hispanica cultivar TCC Black 2014 chromosome 2, UniMelb_Shisp_WGS_1.0, whole genome shotgun sequence encodes:
- the LOC125207509 gene encoding UDP-glycosyltransferase 86A1-like, protein MANSKPHAIVIPYPYQGHITPMINLCLNLASKNLIITFIPLEFNHHSISKAHNLHADEDIFTGARNAGLDIRYAPVSDGFPVDFDRDGNDVDRNYTDYWKTMFLDFPGRVDGLVAGIVASSGDSPPSIMITDTFFSWVATPICEKYGLLNVSLWTQPATVFAINYHFDLLRQNAHFPPQHGKGEEGIINYIPGVGSMRPRDLMSYVQYPDMIPMLTEIEVKSFDHVKQADFILYNTVEELESDTLSALNQILPSFPIGPINFYDASLARSLRPHTDCTEWLSSKPPSSVLYISFGSINFIADKEEVAEFAYGLLMSKVYFIWVIKDDNIHDQEKKFLPSDFKDGMGNRGLVVPWCDQGGVLASPATGGFLTHCGWNSVLESMWHGVPMICYPFLVDQPTNRKLVVDDWKIGVNLCDGGRVTREEVAEKIDVVMKGNSALRMKCEVEKVRKKLQDSLGGEGSSHKNLDLFCEGLKLRL, encoded by the exons ATGGCAAATTCAAAGCCACACGCGATTGTGATTCCATACCCATATCAAGGCCACATTACTCCGATGATCAATCTATGCCTAAACCTCGCATCAAAAAACCTCATCATCACCTTCATCCCCCTCGAATTCAACCATCACTCCATCTCCAAAGCTCACAATCTCCACGCCGATGAAGACATCTTCACCGGAGCCCGAAACGCGGGCCTCGACATACGCTACGCCCCTGTCTCCGACGGATTTCCTGTCGACTTCGACAGGGACGGCAACGACGTCGACCGCAACTACACCGACTACTGGAAGACCATGTTTCTCGATTTCCCGGGGCGCGTGGATGGACTGGTCGCCGGGATCGTCGCGAGCAGCGGAGATTCGCCGCCGTCGATTATGATCACCGACACCTTCTTCTCTTGGGTGGCGACGCCGATTTGTGAGAAATATGGCCTGCTTAACGTTTCTCTTTGGACACAGCCGGCTACTGTGTTTGCAATCAACTATCACTTTGATCTACTTAGACAAAATGCCCATTTCCCCCCTCAACATG GTAAAGGCGAGGAGGGCATCATAAACTACATACCAGGAGTAGGATCAATGAGACCAAGAGATCTGATGTCGTATGTGCAATACCCAGACATGATTCCAATGTTAACTGAGATTGAAGTGAAGTCATTCGATCATGTGAAGCAAGCAGACTTCATCCTATACAACACAGTTGAAGAGCTCGAATCCGACACCCTTTCAGCCCTGAATCAAATCCTTCCATCTTTCCCCATCGGCCCGATCAATTTCTACGACGCAAGCCTGGCCCGGAGCCTCAGGCCCCACACAGATTGCACAGAGTGGTTGAGTTCCAAGCCCCCCTCATCAGTCCTCTACATCTCCTTCGGTAGCATCAATTTCATTGCTGATAAGGAAGAAGTCGCGGAGTTTGCTTACGGCCTTCTCATGAGTAAAGTTTACTTCATCTGGGTGATCAAGGATGATAATATTCatgatcaagaaaaaaaatttctaccTAGTGATTTTAAAGATGGGATGGGAAATCGAGGACTGGTCGTGCCATGGTGCGACCAGGGCGGGGTTCTGGCCAGCCCTGCCACGGGAGGTTTTCTGACGCACTGTGGATGGAACTCGGTTCTGGAGAGCATGTGGCATGGTGTTCCGATGATTTGTTATCCGTTTCTTGTTGATCAGCCTACGAACCGGAAGCTTGTGGTGGATGATTGGAAGATTGGGGTGAATTTATGCGATGGAGGGCGCGTGACGAGGGAGGAAGTTGCTGAGAAGATCGATGTCGTGATGAAGGGAAACTCTGCTCTTCGGATGAAGTGCGAGGTTGAGAAAGTGCGTAAGAAGTTGCAAGATTCATTGGGGGGAGAAGGGTCATCACATAAAAATTTGGACCTATTTTGTGAGGGTTTGAAATTGAGGCTTTAA
- the LOC125207510 gene encoding hydroquinone glucosyltransferase-like, producing the protein MEARHNIALLPPPGFLGHLIPFIELAKKLVFNHNCTITLIIPDYGDGSPVTLQSSLLQGIPAAITPVFLPPVSTADLPDDANPEILLQARLVRSLPALRDILSRLRESGAPARALVVDLFAPDAIDVAREFGIPAYVFYVVAAIDALLSLTLPELNSSCTFRNDIKQAEPVKLPGSLTLEVKDFPDTFTDCRVHKCAMDLREMYLSADAILVNTFYELEPDAFRHLERRRPGIPQVVPVGPLIRWIDNSESDRSSAYLKWLDNQPRNSVLFVSFGSGGTLSVEQITELAVGLEISEQRFLWVVRSPQENAAAAYLKVGGRDPRDPLAFLPEGFLERTQGRGLAVASWVSQIQVLSHSSTGGFLTHCGWNSILESTVHGVPLIAWPICFEQKLNATVVADGLKGGIRVRENEKGIVEREEISCAVKQLMGGEEGIKIRNKISQLKIAAENAIGKDGSSTKALVQIVKSWSASK; encoded by the coding sequence ATGGAAGCTCGTCACAACATAGCCTTACTACCTCCTCCGGGCTTCTTAGGCCACCTAATTCCCTTCATCGAACTCGCAAAGAAACTCGTCTTCAACCACAACTGCACCATCACCCTCATCATTCCCGACTACGGCGACGGCTCTCCGGTTACCCTCCAATCTTCACTCCTCCAAGGAATTCCGGCTGCCATCACCCCCGTCTTCCTCCCCCCGGTCTCCACGGCCGACCTCCCCGATGACGCCAACCCCGAGATCCTCCTCCAAGCCCGCCTCGTCCGGTCCCTCCCGGCTCTCCGCGACATCCTCTCCCGTCTCAGAGAGTCGGGAGCCCCGGCCCGGGCCCTCGTGGTCGATCTCTTCGCCCCCGACGCCATCGACGTAGCCAGGGAGTTCGGCATCCCTGCCTACGTCTTCTACGTCGTTGCAGCCATCGACGCGTTGCTCTCCTTGACCCTGCCGGAGCTCAACTCGTCTTGCACGTTTCGCAACGATATTAAACAGGCGGAGCCGGTGAAGCTGCCAGGGTCTTTAACCCTGGAGGTTAAAGACTTTCCAGACACATTTACGGACTGCAGAGTCCATAAATGTGCCATGGATCTCAGAGAGATGTATCTCTCTGCGGACGCGATTCTTGTCAACACTTTTTATGAGCTCGAACCGGATGCGTTTCGACATCTAGAGAGACGCCGCCCTGGCATCCCCCAAGTTGTCCCGGTTGGGCCGCTGATCCGATGGATCGATAATAGTGAATCGGATCGGTCATCGGCCTATTTGAAATGGCTGGATAATCAGCCACGGAACTCGGTTTTATTCGTCTCGTTCGGAAGTGGAGGGACGCTCTCGGTCGAGCAGATCACTGAGTTAGCGGTAGGGCTGGAAATTAGCGAGCAGAGGTTTCTCTGGGTGGTGAGAAGCCCCCAGGAGAACGCGGCCGCTGCCTATTTAAAAGTTGGTGGCCGCGACCCCAGGGACCCTCTAGCGTTTTTGCCGGAAGGATTCCTGGAGAGGACCCAGGGGCGCGGGCTAGCTGTGGCCTCCTGGGTCTCTCAAATCCAGGTGCTGAGCCATAGCTCAACAGGTGGATTTCTGACGCACTGTGGGTGGAACTCGATACTGGAGAGCACAGTCCATGGCGTGCCACTGATCGCGTGGCCAATCTGCTTCGAGCAGAAGCTCAACGCGACAGTGGTGGCGGATGGACTGAAGGGGGGGATTAGGGTTCGGGAGAACGAGAAAGGGATagtggagagagaggagaTATCGTGTGCGGTGAAACAGCTCATGGGAGGTGAGGAAGGAATTAAAATTCGAAATAAGATTTCCCAATTAAAAATTGCTGCTGAAAATGCTATCGGTAAAGATGGATCTTCTACAAAGGCACTTGTTCAAATTGTCAAGAGCTGGAGCGCTTCAAAATAG